Proteins encoded within one genomic window of Spirulina major PCC 6313:
- a CDS encoding TIGR02921 family PEP-CTERM protein, whose protein sequence is MRWKTVKPLLNLVHYSIFGLWNLCFLVVLYLMWLPEFGVETIQAIASGEIQREFAITLIGFLAIPPICTAIAYTKLLKQPLAQTRLFFGIEAPLFVLCLLRFFVLRELNPASFWLLGSLLVAIATFSVTQITGYWGDRDGLPRRLAPLQAAAQTLVILMGVYVGVLLMLYVVPVAGFVLTGLADWITSEYFWTGLGESWQWFWANLAQGSLDTVLQGLFFTALFGLSVVFFLAMPMSFILFYVDSGRGILRKFAAQRGRKTAMILAVATLTAWIAIAGGLNRQPQNRAFAFLERDISSPQARQALLENAPAIRAGLLNAYLHPYRYLGTNQDTSNIEWLYQQSLRVPDGVAQTLQEFQDLLLFAFLYNGDRNDNDRASELYAQFFDTPIQKGEQAAILNSLKSTTMLDAANAGVLNIGEEKVHLERQDLTITPAGDWAEVELHEVYVNQTFEVEEIFYSFSLPESAVITGIWLGETENLSDRYPFQVSPRGAAQAVYTSQVQRERPIDPALLEQVGPRNYRLRAFPIPAQPDQWERNNGIEPAKFHLWLTYRTLRSANSWPLPQLSEARNVFWDDTTTRFRNGEAAPNIPTWFEAQGSAPDSPLQPQTATLAGYTITAEPLADLPLREPQGKRLAIVLDSSYSMNEQRQELAKTVQWIEKHGLTDGDLANNEADFYVATTAGIDPYAVPRDGISSLDRTPFYGTVQLKTMVRQFAQLRDNAPYDAVILLSDRGSYELADDSDRLPALEMPLWTVHLGNHYPAAYDDAILAAIQTSGGGAAGSIPEMLYHMTELSGQPITLADGYRWEATPTDNPTATPPDGFTPFAARFLIHHLSRETDTTEPEQLDQLHAIAKETAIVTPYSSMIVLVNDEQRNMLKEAEQGEDRFNRTVEDGSEDLQEPPSVMGNTTVPEPGTWFAALIITLVIIRQRRHFAR, encoded by the coding sequence ATGCGCTGGAAAACCGTAAAACCGCTGCTGAATCTGGTTCATTACAGCATCTTTGGACTCTGGAATTTGTGTTTTCTGGTGGTGTTGTACTTGATGTGGTTGCCAGAGTTCGGGGTTGAGACGATCCAGGCGATCGCATCGGGGGAAATCCAACGGGAATTTGCGATCACGTTAATCGGCTTTTTAGCGATTCCCCCGATCTGTACAGCGATCGCCTACACCAAACTACTCAAGCAACCCCTGGCCCAAACTCGCCTCTTTTTTGGCATTGAAGCGCCCCTCTTTGTCCTCTGTTTGCTGCGCTTTTTCGTGCTACGGGAACTAAACCCCGCCAGCTTTTGGCTCTTGGGGTCGCTGCTGGTGGCGATCGCCACCTTTAGCGTCACACAAATCACCGGCTATTGGGGCGATCGGGACGGCCTGCCGCGCCGCCTCGCGCCCCTCCAAGCGGCAGCCCAAACCCTCGTGATTTTGATGGGGGTGTATGTTGGGGTGCTGTTGATGCTCTATGTTGTGCCGGTGGCGGGCTTTGTGCTGACGGGGTTGGCGGACTGGATCACCTCTGAGTATTTTTGGACGGGTCTGGGAGAATCGTGGCAGTGGTTTTGGGCGAATTTGGCCCAGGGGAGCTTGGATACGGTGCTTCAGGGTCTGTTTTTCACTGCCTTGTTTGGCCTGAGTGTGGTGTTTTTCCTGGCGATGCCGATGAGTTTCATCCTGTTTTATGTGGACTCTGGGCGGGGGATTTTGCGGAAATTTGCAGCTCAACGGGGGCGGAAAACGGCGATGATCCTGGCGGTGGCGACCTTGACCGCGTGGATTGCGATCGCTGGCGGTCTCAATCGCCAACCCCAAAACCGCGCCTTTGCCTTCTTAGAGCGAGATATCTCCTCCCCCCAAGCCCGCCAAGCCCTCCTGGAAAATGCCCCCGCCATTCGTGCCGGCCTCCTCAATGCCTATCTCCATCCCTATCGCTATTTGGGGACGAATCAAGACACCAGTAATATTGAATGGCTATATCAACAGTCCTTACGAGTGCCAGACGGTGTGGCCCAAACCCTGCAAGAGTTTCAGGATCTGCTGTTGTTTGCGTTTTTGTATAACGGCGATCGCAACGATAACGATCGCGCCAGCGAACTCTACGCCCAATTTTTCGACACCCCAATCCAAAAAGGCGAACAGGCCGCCATCCTCAACTCCCTCAAATCCACCACCATGCTCGATGCGGCTAATGCTGGGGTGCTCAATATTGGCGAGGAAAAAGTCCACCTTGAACGCCAAGACCTCACCATCACCCCCGCTGGCGATTGGGCAGAGGTGGAACTTCATGAAGTCTATGTCAACCAAACCTTTGAAGTGGAAGAGATTTTCTATTCCTTCTCCCTGCCAGAAAGTGCCGTGATTACGGGGATTTGGTTGGGAGAAACGGAGAATTTGAGCGATCGCTACCCCTTCCAAGTCTCGCCACGGGGAGCCGCCCAAGCCGTCTACACCTCCCAAGTGCAACGCGAACGCCCCATCGACCCCGCCCTCCTCGAACAAGTGGGCCCCCGCAACTACCGCCTCCGCGCCTTCCCCATCCCCGCCCAACCCGACCAATGGGAACGCAACAACGGCATTGAACCCGCTAAATTCCATCTCTGGCTCACCTATCGCACCCTACGCAGTGCCAACAGTTGGCCGCTGCCACAACTGAGCGAAGCCCGTAATGTCTTCTGGGACGACACAACGACACGATTCCGCAATGGGGAAGCCGCCCCAAACATCCCAACTTGGTTTGAGGCGCAAGGATCGGCCCCAGACAGTCCCCTCCAACCCCAGACGGCAACCCTCGCCGGTTACACTATCACCGCTGAACCTCTAGCGGATTTACCCCTCCGCGAACCCCAAGGTAAGCGGCTAGCGATCGTCCTCGATAGCTCCTACAGCATGAACGAACAACGGCAAGAACTCGCCAAAACTGTGCAGTGGATCGAGAAGCATGGCCTCACGGATGGCGACCTGGCCAATAATGAAGCCGATTTTTATGTGGCTACGACGGCCGGGATTGACCCCTATGCTGTTCCTCGCGATGGGATTTCAAGCCTCGATCGCACCCCCTTCTATGGCACCGTCCAACTCAAAACCATGGTGCGGCAATTTGCCCAACTGCGCGACAATGCGCCCTACGATGCGGTGATTTTGCTCTCCGATCGCGGCAGTTACGAACTCGCCGACGATTCCGATCGCCTGCCCGCGCTAGAGATGCCCCTCTGGACAGTGCATCTGGGCAATCATTACCCGGCTGCCTACGATGATGCCATCCTCGCTGCGATCCAGACCAGCGGCGGCGGGGCGGCTGGCTCGATTCCGGAAATGCTCTACCACATGACGGAGTTATCGGGTCAGCCGATCACATTAGCGGATGGGTATCGCTGGGAGGCGACCCCCACGGATAACCCGACCGCCACCCCGCCCGATGGCTTTACCCCCTTCGCGGCTCGGTTCTTGATCCATCACCTCAGCCGCGAGACGGACACCACCGAGCCGGAACAGTTGGATCAACTCCATGCGATCGCCAAAGAGACTGCGATCGTCACTCCCTATTCCTCCATGATCGTCCTCGTCAACGATGAACAGCGGAACATGCTCAAGGAGGCAGAACAGGGAGAAGACCGCTTTAATCGCACCGTGGAAGATGGCAGCGAAGACCTCCAAGAACCCCCCAGCGTCATGGGCAACACCACGGTTCCTGAACCCGGCACTTGGTTCGCCGCTCTGATCATCACCCTAGTGATCATCCGCCAGCGCCGCCACTTCGCCCGCTAA
- a CDS encoding XDD3 family exosortase-dependent surface protein, whose amino-acid sequence MMNQLSKGLTSSILALTAVGAIAPPSLAGFFHNGWHYAIDVGYDSIAGDLNNPGTVNYGGTIYEMFGLAIKENTTTNEIWVGLNANLPLTGRTVPTVLNGYPVPDGNIGWGDMFFDFTGAGDLESAFNTNQMYGVRFSPNNDSGALEAGLYQGVRGASVSSSNAGYGNFTIHNNAVTGSGGHPNAWVGDLRHNDSYFTNGANNQIANVIAAGSGTKVADVTIRNRDDLENEGFDLSQFFGEGDNIFGFSFPKQVDMVGNFIATIIEECINDAMSLLGSMSSNTTPNPDISEDDNTGSDTSGLLVGDFNTKGQITEDNNCAVTHNQLKALAPDAVDGDWKLFYDVQSNQWYDPPAYTGFEFEGLDGTHFHQIPDFPCGISANNRYAIQVTDPNTSELVTIRNLSPGDSFDFVERFGQAVSSFKIFGHFDNRDAENNLFDRPPFMLPAVLSQEVGNIRIRTITDERVSAPEPGTMLAFAFTLGMAAKLRRKR is encoded by the coding sequence ATGATGAATCAATTATCCAAAGGTTTAACCAGCAGCATTCTCGCCTTGACTGCCGTGGGTGCGATCGCACCCCCTAGCCTAGCCGGATTTTTCCATAACGGTTGGCATTATGCGATCGATGTGGGCTATGACAGCATCGCAGGGGATCTCAACAACCCCGGAACCGTCAACTACGGCGGCACCATCTACGAAATGTTCGGCCTCGCCATCAAAGAAAACACCACCACCAACGAAATTTGGGTCGGACTAAACGCAAATCTCCCCCTCACCGGTCGCACCGTTCCCACCGTGCTCAATGGCTACCCCGTCCCCGATGGCAACATTGGCTGGGGTGATATGTTCTTCGACTTCACCGGAGCTGGGGATCTGGAAAGTGCCTTCAACACTAACCAAATGTATGGCGTTCGCTTTTCACCCAATAACGATTCAGGGGCCCTAGAAGCCGGCCTCTACCAAGGAGTCCGTGGTGCAAGTGTTTCCAGCAGCAACGCAGGCTACGGTAACTTCACAATTCACAACAACGCAGTCACCGGATCTGGGGGACATCCCAACGCCTGGGTCGGAGATTTACGCCATAACGACAGCTACTTCACCAACGGTGCAAACAATCAGATCGCCAATGTCATCGCCGCCGGGTCAGGCACAAAAGTTGCTGATGTCACCATTCGCAACCGGGATGACCTCGAAAATGAAGGCTTTGACCTCAGCCAGTTCTTTGGTGAAGGTGACAATATTTTTGGCTTCAGTTTTCCGAAACAAGTTGATATGGTCGGCAACTTCATCGCCACAATCATCGAAGAATGTATCAACGATGCCATGTCACTTCTCGGCTCCATGAGTTCCAACACCACCCCTAACCCAGATATCAGCGAAGACGATAACACCGGCAGCGACACCAGCGGCCTCCTCGTTGGCGACTTCAACACTAAAGGCCAAATCACCGAAGATAACAACTGTGCCGTCACCCATAATCAACTCAAAGCCCTCGCTCCCGATGCTGTGGATGGTGATTGGAAACTGTTCTACGACGTTCAAAGTAACCAATGGTACGACCCCCCAGCCTATACTGGCTTTGAGTTTGAAGGGTTAGATGGTACACACTTCCACCAAATCCCTGACTTTCCCTGCGGCATCTCCGCCAACAACCGGTACGCCATTCAAGTTACAGACCCGAATACTAGTGAACTCGTCACTATTCGTAATCTAAGTCCAGGAGATAGCTTTGATTTTGTTGAACGCTTTGGTCAAGCGGTGTCAAGTTTCAAGATCTTTGGTCATTTTGATAATCGTGATGCAGAAAATAATCTTTTTGATCGCCCGCCCTTTATGCTGCCGGCTGTTTTAAGCCAAGAAGTGGGTAACATCCGGATTCGGACTATTACCGACGAGCGCGTTTCTGCTCCCGAACCGGGAACCATGCTTGCTTTTGCCTTTACCCTGGGGATGGCAGCAAAATTACGCCGCAAACGCTAG
- a CDS encoding Ppx/GppA phosphatase family protein, with protein MAESLTPQTNPRTATEPIILGAIDIGTNSIHLVVVKIEPQFPSFSIIAKEKDTVRLGDRDLKTGKLTPEAIDRALAALRRCQDLALSFGAQHLLAVATSATREAPNGQDFIRDVEETLGLQINLISGPEEARRIYLGVLSGLEFTAQPHVIIDIGGGSTELILCDRQDARFLSSTKVGAVRLTQEFVHTDPITTEELTYLRAYVRGMLERPVEQILAKLKPGEVPRMIGTSGTIETLAILQARSQTDEPPNPLNGYTVSRAQLEDLTEKLAELDYDDRAVFPGMSERRAEIIVAGAVILLEAMEMLGLEEISICERALREGIIVDWMLTHQLIADKLQYQSAVRDRSVYSIAQKYHVKLDYSERVAEFAVQLFDQLHGKLHFWNENERELLWAAGMLHNSGLYISHAAHHKHSYYLIRHAELLGYTDLEVELIANIARYHRKSKPKKKHPAYHGLNKPDRQRVDQLSAILRLAVACDRRQIGAISRVHCTYDSHHDTLRLHLYPTDPNDACELELWSLDYKKDVFEEEYNVIVTATVG; from the coding sequence ATGGCCGAATCGCTCACCCCGCAGACCAACCCCCGCACCGCCACCGAGCCGATTATCCTGGGGGCGATCGATATCGGCACGAACTCGATTCATCTGGTGGTGGTGAAAATTGAACCCCAGTTTCCGAGTTTTTCGATTATCGCTAAGGAAAAAGACACGGTGCGCTTGGGCGATCGCGATCTAAAAACCGGCAAGCTCACCCCGGAAGCCATCGATCGCGCCCTCGCCGCCCTGCGTCGCTGTCAAGATCTTGCCCTCAGTTTCGGTGCTCAACATCTCCTTGCTGTTGCCACCAGTGCCACCCGCGAAGCTCCCAATGGTCAGGACTTCATCCGTGATGTGGAGGAGACCTTGGGGCTGCAAATTAACCTCATTTCGGGGCCCGAAGAAGCACGGCGGATCTATTTGGGGGTGCTGTCGGGGCTGGAGTTCACGGCGCAACCCCATGTGATTATTGATATTGGCGGCGGCTCAACAGAGTTGATTTTATGCGATCGCCAAGATGCCCGTTTCCTGAGCAGCACCAAAGTGGGAGCCGTGCGCCTCACCCAAGAATTCGTCCACACCGACCCGATCACAACCGAAGAACTCACCTACCTCCGCGCCTATGTGCGGGGGATGTTGGAGCGGCCCGTGGAGCAAATTTTGGCTAAGCTCAAACCCGGCGAAGTGCCCCGCATGATCGGCACGTCCGGCACGATTGAAACCCTGGCGATTTTGCAAGCCCGCTCCCAAACTGACGAACCGCCCAATCCTCTCAATGGTTACACTGTGTCGCGGGCGCAACTCGAAGACCTGACGGAAAAGCTCGCTGAGTTGGACTATGACGATCGCGCTGTGTTTCCGGGGATGTCTGAGCGACGGGCTGAAATTATTGTGGCGGGGGCGGTGATTCTGCTCGAAGCGATGGAAATGCTAGGGCTAGAGGAAATCAGTATTTGTGAGCGGGCGTTACGGGAAGGGATTATCGTTGATTGGATGCTCACCCATCAACTGATTGCTGATAAGTTGCAGTATCAAAGTGCGGTGCGCGATCGCAGCGTCTACAGCATCGCCCAAAAATATCACGTCAAACTGGACTACAGCGAACGGGTGGCCGAGTTCGCGGTGCAACTGTTTGACCAACTCCACGGCAAGCTCCATTTTTGGAACGAGAACGAGCGCGAATTGCTCTGGGCTGCCGGGATGCTCCACAACAGCGGTCTATATATTTCCCACGCCGCCCACCACAAACATTCCTACTATCTGATCCGTCACGCGGAACTTTTGGGCTATACCGATCTGGAAGTGGAACTAATCGCCAACATCGCCCGCTACCACCGCAAAAGTAAACCCAAGAAAAAGCACCCCGCCTATCACGGCCTCAACAAACCCGATCGCCAACGGGTCGATCAACTCAGTGCGATTCTCCGGTTAGCGGTGGCGTGCGATCGCCGTCAAATTGGGGCGATTTCCCGCGTTCACTGCACCTACGATTCCCACCATGACACCCTCCGCCTCCATCTCTACCCCACCGACCCCAACGATGCCTGTGAATTGGAACTGTGGAGCTTGGACTACAAAAAAGACGTGTTTGAGGAAGAATACAACGTCATCGTCACCGCCACCGTGGGTTAG
- a CDS encoding filamentous hemagglutinin N-terminal domain-containing protein encodes MMRILNRVSLAIAVGTLGISGPASAQIVPDQTLGAEQSILNDTLIQGGAIRNTHLFHSFQEFNVGNTQRIDFANPTGITDIFSRVTGSNPSHIFGTLGVLGPANLTLLNPNGILFGPDAQLDLRGSFTATTAHRIPFSNGYEFGTEQPQSPPLLNIGVPLGLQYGTNPGNIENFAQLAAGQNLHLLGGDVILHNQLSAGGNLTLEGQGTVQIRDRTDQPFIAAAQGALTIKSDRIDIFALNHPESGLFSGSDMTLRSDNPIIGDAHYWSGGNFSVQNSDRSPGDLISPHDPVIRALGDVVIRTYIGTSLHLLAGGKVQLQSVQITGPDSTGNAIAPSGGLYPELAAVTLSNGTTITIDGVSQPVLDVRAGVQASVLAPEDSIGSNFTTADGTRFPTITTADIEIGVIAIADDGLILLTNRYKPNTAIPDGDITLFSGGLINAGTSTGNASAVVLDARRAVNIDGEINTSSTGGNAGNVSLLAADQMTIDGAIQAASSSGQGGDINLISADDMAINAELQATSGSGQGGNINLIAADGMAVNAAIQASSQTGDAGDISLTSSGQTTVNAELQATSGSGQGGNVHLSSDQLLLNAGLQTSSSLGTAGSVTLTASDRLDVNATIEAVSSSGQGGDINLISADDMAINAELQATSGSGQGGNINLIAADGMAVNAAIQASSQTGNAGDISLTSSGQTTVNADIQATSSSGQGGDIFLRSTVGGLTVNADLSTFAGGGDAGDIDLIADRGNVAIASSLIRADTLGAGQGGNVTLQAAQGQISIDDFSEVSSRTLGSGNGGMVDVNATNLRITSSSALYTTSTSSGRAGDININVTDAIQLDGGSIFANTFGGTGNAGNIDLKARTLLAANASRISAFSQGDGSGGTITVEIAEQVDLIGNNGGATGLYLGANATGDAGSLSLKTKRLNLTDGAQIFASTAGVGQAGSLDIRAAESIQIRGTTPNGFVSSQLASDTSGSGNAGNFVIQTARLAVLDGGKISASTNSFGQAGTMRVTASESLWVQGTGGNDLPSQIIFTSDGAGRAGGIEIKTGALEVRDRARITVSGTGSGISGDLGINATSINLLNQGQLQAFTEASAGGNIRIVSTDAITLRFNSEISAEAFGNSNGGNLWIETNGIIFGILSENSDIVASAVSGQGGAIFAKALLILGFREFQGQRTSASDFTADSLFGVDGVTSITVEDFQPELQLPTDFAAADFAPACAPRRPQQEANPNNTFHIVGLGGLQNIPSHVPNTSPPTIPWLTIQAEPAASPEEGPAIRVNVHNNQDDRVHQEHSGAIACYPLLLMD; translated from the coding sequence ATGATGCGTATTTTAAATCGGGTTAGTCTTGCGATCGCCGTCGGCACGCTGGGCATCAGCGGGCCTGCATCGGCTCAAATCGTGCCGGATCAGACCCTAGGGGCTGAACAATCCATCCTGAACGACACCCTGATTCAAGGCGGCGCAATCCGTAACACGCATCTATTCCACAGTTTTCAAGAATTCAACGTCGGCAATACCCAACGCATCGACTTTGCTAACCCCACCGGTATCACAGATATCTTCAGCCGCGTCACCGGCTCCAACCCCTCCCACATCTTCGGCACCCTCGGTGTACTCGGCCCTGCCAATCTCACCCTCCTTAACCCCAACGGCATTCTCTTCGGCCCCGATGCCCAGCTTGATCTTCGTGGCTCTTTCACCGCTACCACCGCCCACCGCATCCCCTTCAGCAATGGCTACGAATTCGGCACAGAACAACCCCAGTCACCCCCCTTGCTCAACATCGGTGTACCGTTAGGGCTGCAATACGGCACAAACCCCGGCAATATCGAAAATTTTGCCCAGTTAGCAGCGGGGCAAAATTTACACCTCCTCGGCGGCGATGTCATCCTGCACAATCAACTCTCGGCAGGTGGGAATTTAACCCTGGAGGGTCAGGGGACAGTGCAGATCCGCGATCGCACCGATCAACCCTTCATCGCCGCCGCCCAAGGTGCGCTCACGATTAAAAGCGATCGGATCGACATCTTCGCCCTCAACCACCCCGAAAGCGGCCTCTTTTCCGGCAGCGACATGACCCTCCGCAGCGACAACCCGATCATCGGCGATGCCCACTATTGGAGCGGGGGGAATTTTAGCGTTCAAAATTCAGATCGGTCTCCCGGTGATTTGATCAGCCCCCATGATCCTGTGATTCGGGCATTAGGCGATGTAGTCATCCGCACCTATATCGGCACATCCTTGCATCTGCTGGCAGGGGGCAAGGTACAACTCCAATCCGTCCAAATTACAGGGCCAGATAGTACCGGCAATGCGATCGCCCCCAGTGGCGGCCTCTATCCAGAGCTTGCGGCTGTCACACTGTCTAATGGCACAACAATCACCATTGATGGAGTCTCTCAGCCGGTCTTGGATGTGCGGGCTGGGGTTCAGGCGAGCGTGCTTGCGCCAGAAGACAGTATTGGTTCAAACTTCACAACCGCAGATGGAACGCGATTTCCCACCATCACCACCGCCGATATTGAGATTGGTGTGATCGCGATCGCTGATGACGGGCTGATCCTGCTCACCAATCGTTACAAACCCAATACAGCCATTCCTGACGGCGACATCACACTCTTTAGCGGCGGCTTGATCAACGCCGGCACATCCACCGGTAATGCTAGCGCAGTCGTTCTTGATGCACGCCGTGCTGTCAATATTGACGGCGAGATCAATACATCATCCACCGGAGGCAATGCCGGCAATGTTAGCCTCTTGGCTGCCGATCAGATGACGATTGATGGTGCCATTCAGGCTGCATCATCATCGGGTCAAGGCGGCGATATCAACCTGATCTCAGCGGATGACATGGCGATCAATGCTGAACTACAAGCCACATCTGGATCAGGTCAGGGCGGAAATATCAACCTCATTGCAGCAGATGGCATGGCGGTCAATGCGGCGATCCAAGCCTCATCCCAGACAGGTGATGCTGGAGATATTAGCCTCACCTCATCGGGGCAGACGACAGTGAATGCTGAACTACAAGCCACATCTGGATCAGGTCAGGGCGGCAACGTTCATCTATCGTCGGATCAACTGCTGCTCAATGCAGGCCTTCAGACCTCCTCATCGTTAGGAACAGCCGGATCAGTAACCTTGACTGCCTCAGATCGATTAGATGTTAACGCCACAATCGAAGCGGTATCATCATCGGGTCAAGGCGGCGATATCAACCTGATCTCAGCGGATGACATGGCGATCAATGCTGAACTACAAGCCACATCTGGATCAGGTCAGGGCGGAAATATCAACCTCATTGCAGCAGATGGCATGGCGGTCAATGCGGCGATTCAAGCCTCATCCCAGACAGGTAATGCTGGAGATATTAGCCTTACCTCATCGGGGCAGACTACGGTGAATGCGGATATTCAGGCGACATCCTCATCGGGTCAAGGGGGTGATATATTCCTGCGCTCTACCGTTGGCGGTCTGACCGTTAATGCTGATCTTTCAACATTTGCGGGTGGGGGTGATGCCGGTGATATTGACTTGATCGCAGATCGGGGGAATGTGGCGATCGCTTCCAGCCTGATCCGAGCCGACACCTTGGGAGCCGGACAAGGGGGGAATGTAACCCTCCAAGCAGCCCAAGGTCAGATCTCCATTGACGATTTTTCGGAAGTCTCTTCCCGAACCCTGGGCAGCGGCAACGGTGGCATGGTGGACGTAAACGCTACCAACCTTCGCATTACCAGTAGCTCTGCCCTGTATACCACTAGCACCAGCAGCGGGCGAGCGGGTGATATTAATATCAACGTAACCGATGCAATTCAGTTGGATGGTGGATCTATCTTTGCGAATACCTTTGGTGGAACGGGCAATGCAGGAAACATTGACCTGAAGGCTCGGACATTATTGGCTGCCAATGCGTCTCGAATATCCGCCTTTAGCCAAGGGGATGGTAGCGGTGGCACAATCACCGTGGAAATTGCCGAGCAGGTGGATTTAATCGGCAACAATGGCGGCGCAACGGGACTGTATTTAGGTGCTAATGCGACCGGAGACGCGGGCAGCTTAAGCCTGAAAACAAAACGGTTAAATCTGACAGATGGAGCACAAATCTTTGCATCAACTGCGGGTGTGGGTCAAGCGGGTTCATTGGACATTCGGGCAGCAGAATCGATTCAAATTCGCGGCACAACCCCCAATGGTTTCGTGAGTAGTCAACTGGCTTCAGACACATCCGGTAGTGGTAACGCTGGAAATTTTGTGATTCAAACGGCTCGGCTAGCGGTGCTAGACGGGGGTAAAATTTCCGCTTCAACGAATAGCTTTGGTCAGGCGGGTACGATGCGGGTGACGGCTTCTGAGTCACTGTGGGTACAGGGAACGGGGGGGAATGATTTGCCTAGTCAGATTATTTTTACGTCCGATGGGGCGGGGCGTGCCGGGGGGATTGAGATTAAAACCGGGGCATTGGAGGTGCGCGATCGCGCCCGCATCACCGTCAGCGGCACCGGGTCCGGCATTTCAGGAGACTTAGGCATCAATGCCACTTCAATTAATTTGCTCAATCAAGGACAACTCCAAGCGTTCACAGAAGCCTCAGCAGGGGGAAACATCCGCATCGTTTCAACAGACGCGATTACCCTGCGGTTCAATAGTGAGATTTCCGCTGAAGCCTTTGGGAACAGTAACGGTGGCAACTTGTGGATCGAAACCAATGGGATTATTTTCGGAATCTTGTCTGAAAATAGCGATATTGTCGCTAGTGCGGTGAGTGGTCAAGGGGGGGCGATTTTCGCTAAAGCCCTATTGATCTTAGGATTTCGTGAATTCCAAGGTCAGCGCACCTCAGCAAGTGACTTCACGGCTGATTCTCTCTTTGGGGTGGATGGTGTCACATCAATTACTGTCGAAGATTTCCAACCCGAACTCCAACTCCCCACGGATTTCGCAGCCGCTGATTTTGCACCGGCTTGTGCTCCCCGCCGCCCCCAACAGGAGGCGAATCCCAACAACACGTTTCACATTGTCGGCTTGGGTGGCCTCCAAAATATCCCTAGTCATGTACCCAACACCTCACCCCCAACCATTCCATGGCTCACCATCCAGGCTGAACCAGCAGCTTCCCCAGAGGAGGGCCCTGCGATTCGCGTCAACGTTCACAACAACCAGGATGATCGAGTACATCAAGAGCACAGTGGAGCGATCGCCTGTTATCCGCTGCTGCTGATGGATTAA
- a CDS encoding DUF1822 family protein: MSTQPNLPMIMPITIEAHQVAQRYSGDALPQSAKHIYLNTLAIAVVSDYLNALGITTDPAQSDSTNIVLRTLTPTAALYIPNWGQLECRPVLPTDTHCYVPPELWEERRGYVAVQFNAELTDATLIGYLPVVADEFVPLQRFKPIEALVEAISSTLYPLSQWFNDIIATGWETVEALFHDHHQPALAFRAVHHATHPTLRRGKWIQVERGEHQIALLIELTQTPDPDLDIAVQVFPQRDRILPNDLTLAILDNTDQPVMQALAKESPSLSCEFTGQPGEQFSVKLKMGEFSLVEAFLI; the protein is encoded by the coding sequence ATGTCCACTCAACCCAATTTACCCATGATTATGCCGATTACCATTGAAGCTCACCAAGTGGCACAGCGATACTCTGGTGATGCCTTGCCACAGAGTGCAAAACATATTTATCTGAATACCTTAGCGATCGCCGTCGTCAGCGACTATCTCAACGCCCTCGGCATCACCACCGACCCGGCCCAGAGCGACAGCACCAACATCGTACTCCGCACCTTAACCCCAACCGCCGCCCTCTATATTCCCAATTGGGGACAGCTTGAATGTCGTCCCGTTCTCCCCACCGACACCCACTGCTATGTGCCCCCAGAACTCTGGGAAGAACGTCGGGGTTATGTTGCCGTCCAGTTTAATGCTGAACTCACCGATGCCACTCTGATCGGTTATTTACCCGTTGTTGCGGATGAATTTGTCCCCCTCCAGCGCTTTAAACCCATCGAAGCTCTGGTTGAAGCCATCTCCAGCACCCTCTACCCCTTGAGCCAATGGTTTAATGACATCATCGCCACAGGCTGGGAAACCGTTGAAGCCTTGTTTCACGACCACCATCAGCCCGCCTTGGCCTTCAGAGCGGTGCATCATGCGACCCATCCGACTTTGCGTCGGGGCAAGTGGATTCAGGTTGAACGGGGGGAGCATCAAATCGCCTTGCTGATTGAGTTGACGCAAACCCCAGACCCGGATTTAGATATTGCGGTGCAGGTGTTTCCGCAGCGCGATCGCATCCTACCCAACGATCTCACCCTCGCCATCCTTGACAACACCGATCAACCCGTCATGCAAGCATTAGCAAAAGAAAGCCCAAGCTTGAGTTGTGAATTTACGGGCCAACCAGGAGAACAATTTAGCGTCAAGCTGAAAATGGGAGAATTTAGTTTAGTGGAGGCATTCTTGATCTAG